TCTTTTATGTTTCCTTCTAAACTCTAGATAGGACAAGGCCAGCTTCAGCACCAGCCATATGTCGTTCCAGAGTTTATAGCCTATTTCAGAAAATGCAAAATTCAGTGTTAAGCATATCCATGGCAGGACTTAGATCTTGAAGATCTAAGAGTGAAGGACAGATGTGTATATGGCCCTGTTAGTAATCAAGGTccaagccatgaaaggctttatacaATAAAGCATATAGCACCTTAAATTAAGCTGAGAGATCAACTATAACCAGTGCAGCTGTTTCAGTACAGGGTGAATGGGCCACCAATTACCACCTTTGACGCTGGCTCAGTTACAACTTTCAGGCCATCTTCAAGTGATGCCCCATAAAAAATATAGTTGCAGGAGTCTTTTCCTAGGATTACCAGATCTATCTCCACTAGGAAATGGATGCAACTTTATCAGCTGAAAGTGATTAAAGCCAGTGACATAATTCCCATCCAGTAATGATGTCATTGCATTTGTGTACTCCAATTTTTTAACAGTGTTATAGGCAATCCAGTATGGCTACTTTTATAAAGTATGATCCTTTGTATCCTTTGAAATCTCTTGCTTTTCATTTCTCTGCATACACAGCTCTCTGCAACTCTTCACAGAATATAatgttagtttgtttgtttacttcatTTGTATGCCCTTTAATCCCAaaggctctgggcagctaacagtctCATCGTGAAATTAaatgacatacacacacacacacacacaaaggaaaaagagaataactccaaaaatagataaaataaccAAATCAAAATGTTGCAATGAGTCTTGGTGGCAAACAAAGAAGATTGGGCAAATCAAACAACATTGTGTCATACAGTCGCTGTGTTGGATTGAATTTAGAAGAGCCAGCTTCCCTTTATCCTGTGGTTTAGgagatgaaaggaaaaaatggaaagggggagagaaattaaGTACCTCCTGCCCTTATATGACATCAGTGGAAATGTCAACGAGGAACAAAAAGATACCAAGCTTTGTTTCctgataatattttgaaattctgaCACTTGAACAGAAATATTTCAGACACATgaggaaaaaagacaaatgccATAAAGTGAGTCACCTGGACTTTTACATGTCACTGGTCACTCAGGCTTATATAAGCTGCTTTCTTGGACTTCAAGACACTGAAGGCTAAAAACTTGCTTCTTTAAAGCTGGTTTGTAAACTCCACTATGAAGCCCTTGATGATCTTGAGTGCTTTGATGCTGTTGCCATGCAGCATTGCCTTTCCACTGCTCAATCTCCAATCTGCACTATCCAATTCCAAGGACCTGAAATTCATAGAGGTATGTAACCACCCAAGTCTTACCTGCAATGCCGTAGAAATACAGAATTGCTCTGTTGCTGACTTCTGAGAACAGTTTTCATTTTGAGAATATGTCATGGGATAAATAGTTTATTAAGAATGCAATGATGCATGATTCCTTTTACAGGTGCAGTCAACATATGCAGGAAAGGATTGAGATGTAGTTTAAGTTAGTAGTAAATGCTATCTTAGGCTACATCTTGTGCAGGAATGCAGTGTGTGTGCAATGGGCTAGAAAATTCTTCTTTCACATCTTGCCTCTAAAGAGTTCTTATAAGATTTACTAAATTGATACATATGCTATGGAAACTCTAAACAATGACATATACATGCAAGGTATTTATAACACAGGACCTGTGTTCATTTTCTTCATGTGAAGCCTAAATAAAAGTTTGTTATTTGATTTCTGAAACTCAACTTCTTCCAAGAATCGATTCTATCCAAGTGCATTTGCATACTTTATATGTATATGCTGCATCATTTATATACATATCTTTGATCTATGTTTATACTCTGTAGGTGCATTCCCCATTGTGCAGTGACAAATTATGAGGAATTGAAAAGTGGGAGCCAAACCAATAAGTAAAAATTCTTAAACTTGTCCCTAGGGCACAACTATATATTCTAAATTTCTATTATTTATACTTTTCTTAATATGGTgcacaaattgttgttgttgttgttattcatctCTAAGAAGATTTTACAGGGCATGGCTGCCAACTTGCCTAGAATTTTCTCTGAATAAGTTCTATTGTTGTTCATAGTGTTTACTTAATTCTGACTGCAGAGGTTGTTCAGTTTGTAAAAAATCGCTGCACTTGAAGGAAAGATCTTTGCTCAAGTGTTCCATCTTGACCGTGGACATGTGTAACTGAGTCAGTTGTATCTCTCAATCTAACCTgtctcacaggattgctgttgtcaGCATGAGGAAAGACTCTCAGTCTTGAGTTTTTAGATGAGAGGCAGAATATAGACAAAACTGCAAACTGGTAACAAAcaatcataaacaaacaaacaaactgtgctCAATCATTACAGTATAAACATAAAGATGCAACCATGCCACATAGTTTTCAATTTTGATTCCCCTAGAATCATTTAGTTACTTCCTCAGGAAAGCTGTGTACTGGATGCATACCTGCAATTCTAGGCCCAGGAATGTGTTTCAAGCCCCACCAATGAATGAGGCTCACAAATTGTTCATACAAGACGAAAATCATCCCtagctttcttcatttcagttttatGAAGTCAAGGGAAATGGGACCCTTTCGTTACTGTACTGTATCAATATTTTTTCTCAATCTACTAGGGGTAATCTAAATTTGCTTTCTGTCCATTCTATTCTTAATAGCCATCAaattcttctccctcctcctcctcctacttcTTCCCCTCAAATATATTAAGTGCTCTTACTGACCTTTAAAAGCCTAAACAACCTGGGACCCAGGAACACCTTTTCTGCCTGAAATCAAAGCTTAACTTCACTGACAGATTTGGGCAAGCCACAAAAATCCTTGTGTTGGCCTGAAGAGACCCAGAAACCATGCCATCACATTTGAACAACAATGTACCAAGCAACAATGGTGCCATCTTTTGACAAGTTTCAGTGTGTGTTAGGACAGGTGGGAGATAATTCACATTATGTATTCATATAGGTATTTGAGAAGTTTGTAAGGTAGACGTACAATAAAAAGTTCTAattattaaatttgaataataaatacataaataatttccCTCATTCTTGGTTATGCAGGCTTACCTTGATCGCTTTTTCCCACGTATTGATCAAGCAGACGAACAAACCATAGAAGAACGGATCAAAGTAATGCAGAGGTTCTTCCATTTGACTGTATCAGGGAATATAGATACCGAAACAATCAAGGTAATGAAACAGCCCCGGTGTGGagttccagatattttggaatacaGGAAATTTCCAGGAGCaccaaaatggaataaaaatatattgaccTACAGGTAAGTTATATTTCTATTTGATTTCTCAGAGTTGGAAGCAAGCAAAAAAGGAAGTCTATTTCCTAATTACACGTATTGTGCTTTCCTCCATTGCTCAAAGGATTAACAACTACACCCCTGATATGCCTAAAGACAAGGTAGACAAAGCCATAGCAAACGGACTGAAAGTGTGGAGTGATGTGACTCCCCTGCGGTTCAGGAAAACCACAAGACCTGCTGATATTGAAATTCTTTTTGCATATGGTGGTAAGCCTGCCccagcttattttttaaatatttttatttattgtttgtgtcTCACATCTGTCAAAGCATAGGTGTTGCCAGCTCTTTGCAGTAGGTCAGttcaagaaacagacacagcaGGGATTCCTAAAATGCTCTTTACTGTAGGAAAGTggaatagcagaatcttgaaagcctgtctaagtttctctctgtcctaaaggtaaaggtaaaggtttcccttgacattaagtccagttgtgtccgactctagggggcagtgctcatctctgtttcaaagtcgaagagccagcgtttgtccgtagacacttccgtggtcatgtggccggcatgactaaacggaacaccgtcaCCTGCCCGCCaaaacggtacctattaatctactcacatttgcatgttttcgaactgctaggttggcaggagctgggactagcaatgggagctcaccccgtcacgcagattcaaacagccaaccttccgatcggcaagctcagcagctcatactaaacaaaatcaagacagggTTATttagagtttctttctcaccattCCTTCTATCTCTGGACTATGTAATATTTTCTTCAACTCCTCCTTTTACAGCTTGCTCATTCCTTTCCtatccccaaggtcagctctgaactcctttatttattttatttattttctatcccacttttattatttttataaataactcaaggcagcgaacatacctaatactccttcttcctcctcttttccccacaacagcaaccctgtgagttgagttgggctgagagagaatgactggcccaaggtcacccagtcggctttcatgcctaaggcaggactagaattcacagtctgctggtttctacTCCTTGATTGTCCTGTCCTTGATTCTACTGATATTGTTCCTCCTTCTCCATTACTAGACTGGATCATTGGAAGAAGTGGTCTCCACCATGTTGACATAAGGAACATCTGACAGTGACTTAGATGTCACCAGTACAGTGGTGAAACTTGGTGACAGCTTCTACACAGTCAGGTCCATTGGGTTGGTTTAGTCATGAAAGGGGTCAAATCATTAGaggagacttaaaaaaaaatgaaaatgttgcaaAGCCGAACACAATTTCTTATGGAAGGTAAAATGAATTGAAACAGATTGTAAcctttatcatatttcttcagcTTCTCAAGAACAAATTGTCT
The Candoia aspera isolate rCanAsp1 chromosome 5, rCanAsp1.hap2, whole genome shotgun sequence genome window above contains:
- the LOC134498577 gene encoding macrophage metalloelastase-like, whose protein sequence is MKPLMILSALMLLPCSIAFPLLNLQSALSNSKDLKFIEAYLDRFFPRIDQADEQTIEERIKVMQRFFHLTVSGNIDTETIKVMKQPRCGVPDILEYRKFPGAPKWNKNILTYRINNYTPDMPKDKVDKAIANGLKVWSDVTPLRFRKTTRPADIEILFAYGDHGDAPFDGRGGTLAHAFAPGPGLGGDAHFDEDEAWSEINKEVNLFLVAAHEFGHSLGLAHSDVPGALMYPTYSYVNPNYFRLSDDDRQGIQDLYGN